One Ctenopharyngodon idella isolate HZGC_01 chromosome 9, HZGC01, whole genome shotgun sequence DNA window includes the following coding sequences:
- the LOC127519204 gene encoding claudin-10, whose product MSVCSDDRTMRKSLIQVFGFLFSTLGWLFVSCTLAMNYWRVIFVGGKGGSWMIKSSWYWSNLWRDCVTDTSSVTNCRDYDVLWAVTPYVQGVRGLLMVGMSLGFVAAVLCFIGMDCTYIGGSGKTKDKILFSGATFHFVGGVSALAAYCLYTNRVASTAFSPAVDRSIIRYGIGTPIFLGLAGSFFIILGSILYAVTVIPTRILSAFAASAAEAPPSYGQRTAGKSLYTTAYYAPSQRSSGSRGSRVSHITAEKISARDTFV is encoded by the exons ATGAGCGTATGCTCAGATGACAGAACGATGAGGAAAAGTCTGATACAGGTGTTTGGATTCTTGTTTTCCACCCTCGGCTGGCTCTTCGTCAGCTGCACACTAGCCATGAACTACTGGAGAGTCATCTTTGTAGGCGGCAAAGGCGGCAGCTGGATGATCAAGTCATCCTGGTATTGGTCAAACCTGTGGAGGGACTGTGTGACGGACACGTCTTCTGTCACGAACTGCAGAGACTATGATGTGCTGTGGGCTGTCACAC CGTATGTTCAGGGCGTCCGAGGGCTGCTGATGGTCGGCATGAGTCTAGGGTTCGTCGCTGCTGTGCTCTGCTTCATCGGCATGGACTGCACATACATCGGTGGAAGTGGGAAAACAAAGGATAAAATATTATTCTCCGgagcaacttttcattttgtcGGTG GTGTGTCAGCGCTTGCGGCGTATTGTTTATACACAAACAGGGTCGCCAGCACTGCCTTTTCACCTGCTGTCGACAGAAGTATTATAAG GTATGGGATTGGAACTCCGATATTCCTCGGATTGGCCGGAAGTTTCTTTATAATTCTTGGATCTATTTTATATGCAGTGACAGTCATCCCAACGAG AATATTGAGTGCGTTTGCAGCGAGTGCAGCAGAAGCTCCTCCGTCGTACGGCCAGCGGACGGCCGGTAAATCTCTCTACACTACTGCATACTACGCTCCGTCACAACGCTCCAGTGGCTCTCGCGGCTCTCGCGTCTCACACATCACAGCGGAGAAAATATCTGCCAGAGACACCTTTGTGTGA